The Paraburkholderia caffeinilytica genome segment GCGAGGTTGCCTACGCGATGGCGACGTCTGGCGCGCGCGGGGATCGTGAGATGGCAGTTGAGATGGCTTATTTCGTTGGCGCCATGCCGGTACAGCGGGACAGGCCTGTGGCGGAACGAGAGCGAATTACCGGACCAGAGCGGCTGGATCGCAGGGTACGGGGAAGCGACGGTCGTTCGAACCAAGTCGAGCCGGATGTGGAACGCTGATCAGCGGAGATGATGATGGGCATCCTGTATACGGACAGAGGCGCAGACAGCACCGATTCGCATAGGGAACTGATCCTCCTCCGTGGGAACCAGTCAGATGACTCGAGGACCTTGTTTCAAGGTGTGGTGCGTGGACTGCGGGGCGGCGCGAATATAGGACGCCGGTGCGGAAGGCTAACCGCCGCTTAGCGATCGGCGAGCCACGCCGGCCCAGCTTTGAAGGACGCGAACAGCACAATTGCCATAGCAATCAGGAGGACCGGGAGGGTGTAAAGTGCCACGGGAAAGAACAATGCCAGCTGCAATGCTGAACCGCCTAGTCCGTGGACAAGGTCCGTTTCACGGATGTTTTCATAGACCATCCAGACAATGAGGACGATGCTTAAAACGACGAGAACGAGTCCATCATTAATGGAAGCATGATTGCGTACGCCGCTTGCATAGAAATAGAATCCCAGCCAAATGAGGTTGATCGCGAGTGCCGCCAGCCAGAATGCGCGAAGCGTGAAAAAGCGATGTCCAAAACGGCGACGGCAGTGGCGGCTGAATAACTGGATACATTTCACAAGGCCAATCAAGGCGCCTACTGTAACGGCACATTTCAGGATTTCCACTACCTCACTCCTCGATCGTTGGACTGTGGAGATATACGGACGACTGCCGATGAGGGGCGTGATTCGGTGCACGCTGTCCTTGCGTTGCTTTTTATCCAATATAGACGGTCGGGTTGGCTCGGACAAAGGCAGTTTGTATCAGTCGCGAAGACGATGGGTATTGCGAACGCGCTGCTAGGGGCTGCCTGAGTGTCGCTATCGACGCACAACAAAGTCTCTACCAATCGGTGACGGTGCGCTCGGTCATGAGCGCACCGGGAAAACCGTGACGCGGAAACAATTGTGCGGATGTGACATTGGTTTTTCGGCTTCGCGCTGATTCAGACGATTAAGAGCCTTGAGAGGCTACGGGCGCCAGCCGTAAGATCTCCGCGGGACTCGCTCGGGCCACATGGGTTGCAGTGACATGCGGGTTATCACCGTTCAGATACGCCATTAAACGCAACTCTGATACGTGGAGTTATCAGGGTTATAAGCATGCAAAAAAATGGCCCGCATCTTCGCGGACCCGGTTCTGGCGGAGCAAGGACGGGCGGCCAGTCTCCCGCCAGCCCCGCCTTGCCCCGTTTTGCGGTCGCATGTCGCTAGCACGGACCACATCTACATCATAGTCACTGCACCGGCACACGGCGGGGTTTTGCAGCAGCGCCGCGGGCAGGCGCCGACTCCACGCGTTCCTTAGGGCGAGGCCTTGCGAAGTATAAGAAATTGAGAAAAACGCAAAAAATGGTGTAAATGAAGGCCCGGAAAGTTGCAGCTATCCGACCCTTCGTTTCTGGACACTGGCCCCAATTCGACCTTTTTCGTTCGGGTATAGCTTACGTCTTTGCGATGGGCGTATCTCACCTGATGACTCACAGGCAATGGCGCGCAACCGGACCCGGCTGTAGGCGGAGAAGTCTTTGGGCGCGTGACCGGACTGGCGCGATGTGACCAAAAGGTCACGCGGCACGCGAGGTCTAGGCAGCAGAAGACGCGGTAGGCCCACCAAGGCGTGTCGGAATGTCGACGGCCTGCGCCGGTCGGAGACTTTGGCGGATCGCTGAGGCTTCGGCACAGAACCATGGACGCTGATCTCTCTCGGCAAGCGGTTCAGTCTTTGCACGTGCAAAGTCGCCCAACATGTATCAGCGGCCGGGCATTGGACACGACATCAATTATGGGCCGGCATCGGTTGGGCGATCTGGCGTGGGTGAATCGGTGCGACGGAGGGCCGATTGCGCAAAGCGGCACGGATCGGGTAGGGTGGCGACATCTTCACAACCTCAACAGGGAAAACGGAATGAACAAGCAGGAACTGGTGGATGCTGTCGCCGCGAAGACCGGCGACAGCAAGGTCGCCACGGGCGAGATGATCGACGCGGTGATCGAGGCCATCACAGGCGAACTGACGAAGGGCAAAACGGTACAGCTGATTGGATTCGGCTCGTTCTCGACGGGGGCGCGCGCCGCACGGGTCGGCCGGAATCCGGCAACCGGCGCCGAGATCCAGATTCCGGCCGCGAAGACGGTGAAGTTCACGGCAGGCAAGGCGTTCAAGGATGCGGTGAAAGGCGCCTGAAACCGAGGCAGGCGGTCGGTCAGATTGCTGCTGACGGCATCCCCGTCGAATCGCCGCGACCGGTGCGCGGCGGTGGCAGTGGAACGTAGTGATCAGGCAGGGGGCCTGCGTCGCTGGGGCGACCGGCGCGCATCCCTGACTGTCGCGGATCAGAGTTTCCTGACGCCCCGGATACAAATGCGGCCGCCAGGCGCGGAACGTGGTGGTAACCGTAGGTTCCTTCCATCAATCGCGATTGAAATTAGCCGCTTTATACTTCCACATCTACCATACTCAGGGCAACAGAATGCGTCGCGTGATCGTCCGGAGATCGCCAGTGCACGGCAACGGTGTATTTGCGATGCGCCCGCTTGCAGCGGGCGAGCGCGTGCTTGAGTACAAAGGTGAAATCACGACCTGGCGGGACGCGTTGCGCCGGCACCGGCGTGAAGGCGTCGCGGGACACACCTTCCTGTTCGGCCTGTCGGACGGACGCGTCATTGATGGCAGCCGGGACGGCAACAGTGCCCGCTGGCTGAACCACGCGTGTGCGCCGAACTGCGAAACCATTGAGGATGATGGTCGGATTTTCATTCACACGCTCCGACCGATCCACGTGGGTGAAGAACTGTTCATTGATTATCTGCTGGCTACCGACGATCCTTCAGATCAGGAGGTTCGGGCCCAGTACGCGTGTGCCTGCTCGGCTGCGGATTGTCGTCGGTCGATGCTGGCCGACGCGGCCTGAACAGGGGGCGGAGGAGCTAGTGGGCAGCATCGCTATCCCGAAAATCGCCGAGAGCCCGAAGCAGGAGAATGATGGATTTGTCCGGCTCGGCGTGGATTTGGTTTTCCACCTCGATGTGCTGAAGCCATGGATGCCAAAGGCAGCAGTATCCGACGGTGCTTCTGGCGCAAACACGAAGAAACAGATGTCGCTGGAGCTTGACGATTGGTGGTGACCTCGACGCCAGGGCGTATCTCTACAGATGCAGGGGAGCAGCTTTATGCAGAAGCGGAAGTTCGCATGAAAGCGAGCAGGGGGAGTGAGTCTGCCGGAGCTGCTGGACTGGCTTGAACTGGCACTGACGAGGGCACCCGCTAGCATGTCCGTCTGTCGGGCGATGTCGGCTCTGAATCGGCGGCTCGGCTCGACCGGCGAGAAAACTGCTGCA includes the following:
- a CDS encoding HU family DNA-binding protein, with translation MNKQELVDAVAAKTGDSKVATGEMIDAVIEAITGELTKGKTVQLIGFGSFSTGARAARVGRNPATGAEIQIPAAKTVKFTAGKAFKDAVKGA
- a CDS encoding SET domain-containing protein, with protein sequence MRRVIVRRSPVHGNGVFAMRPLAAGERVLEYKGEITTWRDALRRHRREGVAGHTFLFGLSDGRVIDGSRDGNSARWLNHACAPNCETIEDDGRIFIHTLRPIHVGEELFIDYLLATDDPSDQEVRAQYACACSAADCRRSMLADAA